The following DNA comes from candidate division KSB1 bacterium.
TCGGTGCTGGCCAGCCGCTTTGCCGGCATCAGCATTGGCGTGTATGGATTCGGGCCGGGCTTTGTCATTGGGTATGGCGGCACCGCACCGCAATATCGGCTGCGAGTGTTGGGTTACAATTATAATGAGGTGAAAAAATTTGCTGAAGAGATCGGTCGCACGCTGTCGCGCCATCCGCGCGTGCGCGAGGTGAACACCGCCAGTGCAGGCTGGTACGCGGAAGGAGAAAGCTTCGAGACGATTCTCGCCATTGACCGGGAGAAATTGCCAGCATACGGATTGAGTGTGCAGTCGGTCATGGCCCAATTGGGCGCTCACTTGCGGGAAGATTTCACGCGCCAGGAAATGCAGTTCGATGGCGAGCCAATCATTTACCGGATCAAATTTGCGGATTTCGATAAATTCGAGTTGCAAGACCTTTTCCGCATGGCGTTGCGCGGAGAGAATGGCCAGCCGGTACACCTGCGCGACATTGCCCACATCGAAGAGCGGCCAACCCAGTCGATGATTGCGCGCGAGAACCAACAATACCAACGCTGGATCACGTTTGAATTTCGCGGGCCGTGGAAACTCGGTAATCGTTACGTGGAGAGCATCGTCAAGAACACCCATTTGCCGCCGGGTTACAAACTCGAACAGCCGGAGTGGCGTTGGGGCAGTGTGGAAGAGGAAAAAGAATTGTGGAAAGTGATTGGGCTATCGCTGCTATTGGTGTTTATGGTGACCGCCGCTTTGTTTGAATCGCTCAAGCAGCCGTTTATCATCATGACCGCAGTTCCGATGGCACTGATAGGGGTGTTTTTGATTTTCTGGCTCACCGACCAACCTTTCGACCGCTCGGCTTATATTGGCGTGGTATTGCTTGGCGGTATCGTCGTTAACAACGCCATCATTTTGGTTGATCACATCAATCAATTGCGGCGGGGCGGCATGGTAAAAATTGAAGCGATTGTCACCGGGGCCGGACATCGCCTGCGGCCCGTTCTCATGACCTCTTTGACCACGATCGTTGGTCTGCTGCCAATGGTGGTTGCCGCCGACAAGACCGGGCTGTGGTATGCGTTGGCACTGGCGACAATTGGAGGGATGGCAAGCTCGACATTGATGGTGCTATTAGTGGTGCCGGCGTTGTGTGCCTTTGGAAAGAAATGAACAACGTTACAAATTTCTTCAGTTTTGACTAATTCTTCAGTTTTGACTAAAAATATCTTGACAATCAGAATTTTCTTATTATATCAATTTAAAAATCTGGGCAGCAAGGAGAATGATGATTTCCGGTTGATCGCTACCTTGCTGTGGGAAGGAAAAGAGTGCAGCAACTTGTCTTTTCCCCTTTGTCTTTTCCCCTTTGTCTTGAGTCAATCTTTTTTTTAGTTGAAATTCTTGATGGCTCCCCTGAGCCTGCCCCGTCCGGGGCAGGCTCAGGCGGCAATGGCAATCTGGATTTTTAGTTCCCGCTGCAATGCTTGCTGTAATTGCGGCAGATAACGATAGCCTTTGATCTTCCGCAACCGGGGTTCGATCTCCAACAGCGCCGAGGCCAACCAGCGTTGCCGCTGATTACTGTTCCGCCAACGCGTCACCTTCCGCGTCATTCGCTCCACTTGCGCGTTGATTGACTCCAGACTGTTGGTGGTTTTCAAACTGATCCCCAGTTCTTTGAAAAGTCCCAAGCGATGCAGCGTGAGCGTCTCTTCAAAGCCTTCATCGAGACTGGCAACCGCCGATTGACTGCGTCCGAGGGATTGAGTTGCACCAGTTCGGTATGGAGGCGGAGCAACGCCTGCTTCGCCTGCGCATACGTCGGTTGTTCATAGGCCTGGTGGAGTTTCTGCCGCATCCGCGCCTGTAGCGACTTGGGCAAGTACGCCACCACATTCTCGCGTTTGTGCCACTGGCAGCGCTGCACGAGCGCGTCGTCGCCAAACACCTCGGCAATGGCTTTACGCAGCCCTTGGTCCGGATAAAACGGCGCGAGATGTTACTGCGGGAAAGGCCAAAGGCTTCCGGCACCAATTGTGCGGCCCGTTCAGAATTCTGGCACGACAGGCCACGAATAATTCGGACAAAGAGCTGCTCTTCGGTGGCGCGAGGGCGTTGGAGCTGGTGATAGCTGGTCAACGGGATTTCGCCATTGCGCTGCACATCCGTATCCCCTCGGTGAACCCCTCTTGCCGGCGAGCGGGTGAGTTGTTATATTGGAGTGGCAGGTTTCCAGTTCTGCGGCAACAACTCGGCAACGCGCGAGATGAGATAATCGGCGATGCGGCTGAGCACGTCTTTGCCCGGCGTGTACTCCAGCACCTCGGTAATGTCGGTGCCGATCTTTTCATGCCGGTGATGTCTTCTTGCGGTTCGATGACGATCTCTTTGCGCGGCTGTCGTGGACATGGCGTTCTCCTTTGTGTTTGCCCAACGCGGACAAGCCGCAACCAAAAAGTTTTACTCGCTCACAGAAAAGGAACTCTCACCGAAGTGATTTTTTTCTGTGAGAGTTCCAATTCTGTGAGCCAAAAGTCTTTGCTTTTTTGCAAAAATATCACTTGTAACAGACTAAAATTAAAATAGAATTGTATAGAATAGTGGAGGCTCACACATGGCTACTTATTACCGCGACAGCGGCCTGAGCTGGAAACAGTATCTCCAGGCACAGGCCTTTGTGGATGACATCACCGAGGGCATCCGCCGGGCGGAGCGAGGCATCAGCAGCGCCATTGACCAGCAGACTTGGTCGATGGAAACCGGGTTTGACCGCATGGCTTATGGATTAGACCACATGGCTTATGGATTAGACCGCATGGCTTATGGATTAGACCGCATGGCTTATGGATTAGACCACATGGCTTATGGATTAGACGAAATTGCCAGCGGCATTGCCGGGCTGCGGGCGGACTTTAACTGGGCGATGAGCGGTCTGCTCCACAAGCTGGAGGTGCAAAATCTCCTGTTGGGCGATATTTACAAGGAACTACGCATCCCTGATTTCCAGAAAGAGCGGCGCTATTACGTGGAGCAGGGCTGCAAGCACTACCGCAACGGGCTGTATGCTGAGGCGCTGGAAAATTTCCTAAAAGCCGAGCCGCTGGAGAAAACTGATCCCTTTGTGCTCTATTCCCTGGGCCAGCTTTACCTCTACCAGCAAGACCTGTTGGATATAGAAAAGGCGCAGAGTTATTTTGCGCTGGCGGGCAAATACTACGCTGCCGAGAAACGCCACCAACAAGCCGGGGAGAGCTACCTGCACGCCGGCATTGCCGCCTATCTGCGCCGTGATGATGCTGCGGCCGTGCAGTTGAGCGAAAAAGCCGCGGAACTCTATCCTAAACTTTTGGAAGCCTTTTACAACCGCGCCAAGTTCCTGGCCGCGCAGGGGGATGCCTCCGGCCTGCCAAGTTTGGAATTGATCATCCGTAAGGAGCGGAATTATGTCCTGAAAGCCACCGCCGATGCCGATTTTTCCCGCATTTCCGAATCGTTGCAGGAGTTGTTGCAGCGATTGCACCGGGAAGCCCGGGAAAATGCCGAAACGGTTATTGCTGATTTCGAGAACGAGTTAGGCAAATATGTGTTTCTCGATGAATCGGTGGAAAAGGAGGTGCAGGAGCTGCTGAGCCGGGCAAAGACCCTATTTGCCCGCGACCGTTATTTTGATTACTTAGATTGCCCGATGGCGATACAAGCTGCCCGCAAACGGTTTCGTGATTATCTTGAAGTTCCTCTTGAAATCAAAGAGCTGCGCACGCTCAAAGGGCATTCCGGGAGGGTCTACATCGTGGCCTTCTCTCCTGGCGGTGCGCTGTTAGCCAGCGGGTCAGTGGATCATACGGTGAAACTGTGGGAGGTAGCCACCGGCAAAGAGCTGCGCACGCTCAAAGGGCATTCCGATAGTGTCTATAGCGTGGCCTTCTCTCCTGACGGTGCGCTGTTAGCCAGCGGGTCATGGGATCATACGGTGAAACTGTGGGAGGTGGCCACCGGCAAAGAGCTGCGCACGCTCAAAGGGCATTCCGATAGGGTCTATAGCGTGGCCTTCTCTCCTGACGGTGCGCTGTTAGCCAGCGGGTCAGGGGATTATACGGTGAAACTGTGGGAGGTAGCCACCGGCAAAGAGTTGCGCACGCTCAAAGGGCATTCCGATAGTGTCTATAGCGTGGCCTTCTCTCCTGACGGTGCGCTGTTAGCCAGCGGGTCAGATGATCATACGGTGAAACTGTGGGAGGTAGCCACCGGCAAAGAGCTGCGCACGCTCAAAGGGCATTCCATTTTTGTCTTTAGCGTGGCCTTCTCTCCTGACGGTGCGCTGTTAGCCAGCGGGTCAGATGATCATACGGTGAAACTGTGGGAGGTGGCCACCGGCAAAGAGCTGCGCACGCTCAAAGGGCATTTCAACTGGGTCTTCGGCGTGGCCTTCTCTCCTGACGGTGTGCTGTTAGCCAGCGGGTCAGTGGATCATACGGTGAAACTGTGGGAGGTGGCCACCGGCAAAGAGCTGCGCACGCTCAAAGGGCATTCCAATTTTGTCCTTAGCGTGGCCTTCTCTCCTGACGGTGCGCTGTTAGCCAGCGGGTCATCAGAGGATAAAACGGTGAAACTGTGGTCACTAAAATATAAGATCATGACTAAAGCACAGTGGACACGAATGGAGGAAATGAAGCGCGTAAAGGAAAAGGAAGAAGAGGAGCGTAAACGTGAAGAGGAGCGTAAACGTGAAGAGGAGCGTAAACGTGAAGAGGAGCGTAAACGTGAAGAGGAGCGTAAACGTGAACAGGAGCGTAAACGCAAAGAACAAAAACTTCGTCAGCAAGCGCAGTGGCGGGCAGAGGGCCGCTGTGAGGTGTGTGGGAAAAAGCTCAGCCTGTGGGATAAGATGGTTGGCAATGTACGTTGTAAAGAGCATCGGTGAAGTCCGGCAAAGCCCGACTTTCCGACCAGATTTGTGCGGTTCTGATAGTTTTTCTCGGCTAATACAAAGAATCAAACAAGATCGGAGGAAGGAATATGGCCTACCCTACAGGCGTAGCCAGTACAAGATGATCCAAATCCCGCAAGAGGTCACGGTCAAAATGAAAGAACAGCGTGGCAACGAAGCCGCAGCGTATCTGGAATCCATTGCCAATAGCCAGGCTGCCGAGGGCTGGGAATTTGTATCCCCTCGTTGAACCCCGTCTTGCATCGAGGGGTCAAATGATTTATATTTGAGATGGAGCTTTCCAGTTCTGCGGCAACAACTCGGCGACGCGCCGGTGTGGATAATCGGCGATGCGGCTGAGCACGTCTTTGAGATAGGCAAAAGGCTCCACCTCGTGGCGTTTGGCCGTTGCCACCAAAGAATAAATCAACGCCGCGCGTCTGGCGCCCGCGTGCGAGCCGGCAAACAAATAATTCTTCCGCCCCAGCGCCACCGGCCGAATCGCATTCTCGATCAAATTATTGTCGATCTCGAAACGACCGTCGCTGATATAGCGCGCCAACTTCGACCACTGGCCGAGGATGTAGCCAATAGCTTTGCCCATGACACTCTTGGGCAAAACTTCTCGCACCTGTTGATCCAGCCAGGCTTTGATCGCAATCAGAATCGGGCGGGCGGAGGTCTGCCGAAGTCGATAGCGCTCGTCGTGCAACAAGTTCGCTTCGCGCGCCTGGCGCTCGATTTGATAAAGCTGCTGCATCCGAAGCTTTTTCGCATCTCGGTGGCCTGGGCGTAGAGATAGAATTTAAAATGGGCGGTAATCGGGAACAGGTTCGCCGATCGCGACAAGGTGAGAAAGCAGTTGGGCATCCACGTGACCCGACAAGTGGAGGATGACGCCATGGGGGAATTCGATGACGCAAGCGTGTGGTGGTTTGGCGGCGTTGGGCGCCTCTCGCAGGCGCAGCGGGAGGAAGCGGTTGTCGCCGGTCGATGGCACCGCGGGAAAACAATTTTTGGTTTGGCCAATAAAAAACACCGCATGCTCCGGACGATGGAACAAGCGGTGTTTCGTTTTACGTTTTAAACGTTACGTTTCACAACCTCACCGCAGCAAAACCATTTTTTGCGCCAGCTTTTGCGCGCCGATTTCCAATTGATAGAAATAAACGCCGGAGGCCGCGGGCGCGCCCGCATCATTTTGGCCGTTCCAAATCACGCGATGGCGTCCGGCCGGCTGCAAGCCCTCGGCTAAACGGCGAACGACCTGGCCGGTGAGATCATAAATCACCAGCCGCACCGCTGTCTCCTGCGGCAAGTCGTATTCAATTACACTCTGCGCATTGAAGGGGTTGGGATAATTGGGATAGAGCCGGTAAGCCGAAGGCGTTGCAGCCGGCGCTCCCGCTGCCAAGGCGCCAGCGCGCTTGCCCAGCGACGAGGGCGTGATCTCCAAAGCCACCAGCGCCCAGTCAACATCGCCGCTGAACGAGCCGTTAACCGACACGGTACCGGCGACAGTGACGCGCATATCCTGCACCGCCACGGCTGTGACGAGGTTATTGCCGCTTTGCTGCACTTCAGCTCGTTCGGTGTAGCCGGCGCCCGGGGTGTGTAACCGCCCTTTCAACGCGACAGCCGAGTAAACGATTGCCTCATCCACAGTGGTGGAAAGATTGAACGCATACGTGCTGTTATCGGCACCGCCGGTGCAAGCGCCGGCGGAATTTAACCCGTTGGTATTGCCGGCAATCACTTCGCCAATCGGATTGCCCACCTCGGCGCCGGCATATCTCGACACGCTGATGACGGCATTGACCGGCGCGCTGGCCAGCGTGGCTTTCACCGGTTCGTCACTGCTCGGCTCGCCCTGCGCCATCCACACTTCGACAGCCGTGGTGTTGCGGCCCGCGCATTTGGCTTTGACCAATGTCCAATTCAACCCCAAGCCGCTTACCGAGACGACATTCACTTTCGGCCGGGTTGAAACCGCCGCGAGGTAAAGGTGATCGCTGACGCCGGTCAAGCTCGCCGCAGTTTGCACGATGATAGAGTTTGAAGAGCTGCCGACCCGGGTTTCTTCGTGAACAATTGAACCGGCAGGGATAAAAATCGCGGTGACGGTTTTGTTGCCGGTCATCGTCATGGTGGCAGGATTGCTCGAACTGCTTAGATCGCCGCTCCAACTGCTGAATTGAAAACCCAAGGCCGGCGTTGCGGTCAAGGTGACGACTGTACCAGGATTATAAACCCCGCCGGCAGGATTGACGGTTACCGCGCCGGAGCCGGTTGTGTTCACCGTCAAGTTGAACGGGGTGACGATCATCGGCTTGATTTCCAGCGCCACCACCGCCCAATCAACGGTGTCGTTAAACGAGCCGTTGATGGCGACGGTGGAGGCCGAAGCGACAGTCCGGTCTTGCACTGCGAGGCCGGATTGATTCGTCGCGTGCGGTTGCTGGATTTCCGCCCGTTCGGTATAATCCGTGCCCGGCGTGTGAAAACGGCCTTTTATTGCCACGGCACCATAAACGACGGCACGATTTAACGAGGTGGTGAGATTAAACGAATATAAGCTGTTATCAACGCCGCCGGAACAAACGCCGGCGCTATTTTTTCCGTTGGAATTGCCGGCCAGCAGATCGCCAATCGGATTCGTCTCAGCCGCGCCGGAATAGCGCGATACCGCAATAACTGCGGTGCTCGTTGTGCTGGCAAATGTGGCCGTGACCGTGCCATTGCCTGACGGCTCGCCTTGCGCCATCCACACCTCGATGGCCGTGGTGTTGCGTCCGGCACATTTCGACCTGACCAGGGTCCAGTTCAGCCCCAGCCCGGAAACGGAAGCCACGGCGGTTTTGGGCCGCATCGAAATCGCCGCCAAATAAAGATGCCCGGTCACGCCGGTGAGGCTCGTCGAGGTGGTGACGGTCAACGAGTTGGAAGAACCGCCGGTCTTCGTTTCTTCGTGAACAACTCCCGGCGAAGCCGGAGTGAAAGTTGCCGTCACGGTTTTATTGGTGTTCATGGTGATGGCAGCGGGATTCGTGACGCCACTCAAGTCGCCGCTCCAGCCGCTGAACTGGAACCCTGCCGCCGGCGTCGCCGTCAATGTCACCATGGTATTCGCATTGTAAATTCCGCCGGGCGGATTGAGCGCCACACTTCCCGACCCAACTTTATTCACCGTCAACGTGTACTGCGGCGGCGGTAATGCGTTGAATGTTGCGGTCACGGTCTTGTTAGCGTTCATGGTGATGGCGGCGGGGTTGGTTGAGCCGTTTAAATCGCCGCTCCAGCCGACAAACTCGTAGCCGGAGGCTGGCGTCGCCGTCAACGTGACTACCGTGCCGGCGTTATAGCTGCCGCCCGGCGGGCTGAGCGAAACCGTTCCGGAGCCGACCGTGTTCGTCGTTAAAGCAAGCTGCGGCTTCATTTCCAAAGCCACCACCGCCCAGTCTACACTGGCATTGAATGAGCCGTCTACCACAACTGTTCCCGGCGAGGGGAAGGTTTGATCTTCGATTGCAATTGAAGTCATGGTGTTGTTGACGGCGCCTTGATGAAATTCAACGCGCTCGGTGTAGCCCGCGCCCCGAATGTGCGTCTTGGATCGCATCGTGGCCGCACCGTAAACCATCGCGCCATTCATGGTTGTGACGAGATTTAAAGAATAGGCGTTTGAATCCACCCCGCCGGAGCACGCGCCATTGGGCCCATTGGTGTTGCCGGAGATCGTGTTGCCAATGGGCGAGACCCCGTCGACGCCGGAATAACGTGACACCGCAATCGCCGCATTGGTCGGCACGCCGGCCAGCGTTGCGGTTACCGTGTCATTCGCGCTCGGCGTGCCCAGCGCCTTCCAGACTTCCACACCGGTGTTGTTGCGCCCGGAGCATTGCGTCTTGACCAACGTCCAAGTCAATCCCAGCCCGGAGACCGACTGCACGCTCACTTTCGGCCGGGTCGAAATTGCTGCAAGATAAAGCTGCCCGCTGATCGCCGTCAAGCTCGTCGAGGTTTTTACAATCGGAGAGTCGGAAGAGCCGCCGGTTTGCGTTTCTTCGTGAGCAATTTGACCATTGGGACTAATGGAGGTAAAGATGGCCGTGACGGTTTTATTGGCGTTGAGAGTGAGCGCGACGGGATTTGTGGTGCCGCTCAAGTCGCCGCTCCAGCCGCTGAACTGATAGCCGGCGCTCGGCGTCGCGGTCAAAGTGACCACCGTGCCGTTGTCATAATTCCCGCCGGGCGGATTGAGCGCGACATTGCCATAACCGAACACACTCACGGTTAGAGAATAGCGCGTGATAAAATCAGTCTGGCTCAAGCCCATGCCGATGGCATTGATCGCCGCAATCTTGCCGGTGGTGGCGCCCGAAGGCACGACGGCGCGAATTTGCGTGGCATTATCAATGATGAAACTCGCGGCCGGTGTTCCATTAAACGTCACGCCGGTTACCTCGGCGAAATAGCTGCCGGTGATCGTGACCTCCGTCCCGGCTGATCCGCTCGCCGGGCTGAAGGCATTCACGATTGGCCTGCCGTCACCCGCCATGATGGTCACGTCGTCGCTGGTCTGAAGCTCGCCGTCATTGGCCGTCAAACGCAAAACGTAAGTTCCGACAGCGCTGAAGCTCGCCGTGGTGGCGAGAGCATTGGCGTTGCCAAATGTCACGGTTCCCGGGCCGCTGACTTTGCTCCAGGTGACGGTAAGATTTGCGGGCGGATTGGGGTCGCCGTCATCGCTGGCGCTGGCGCTGAGCGTTGCCGATTGTGGAAAGGTGATGATCTGATCGAGGCCGGCGCTGACGCACGGCGGCATGTTGAAAACCTGGCTGCTGCCTGACCACGGCGTGCGCTCAAACGAAAACATGCTCAGCGTCGTATCCAAGCTGACGGTGACTTGCACGGGCAACACTGTCGAGCCGCCGTCGTCGACTTGCACCCGCAAAATATTCGGTTCCGGAAACGGTTGATCCTGAATCCACGTATGGCCGTCGCCGTGCATGAACAAAACCGGCTTGGCAAAGGCGGCGGCGGACTGGCGAAATTGATTGAAGAACAGATCGCGCTTCCAGTTCGGCCCGGCTTGGGCAAAGATGACGGCAGCGCGCACCTGGCTGACTTTGGCTTGAAATTGCTGGCTCACCCAGTCGGCGTCGTGCTGCATGCGGGTGTTCCATTCGTTCCAATCGTGCACGGAGCCGCCGACGAGATTGATGCCGATAAACAGCACGCCGCTGCGAATGAAAGCAAAATTCTCAGGGCGAACACTTTGCCGTTCAACAGCCGGCGCGCCGCAAAAATTGTTTTCAAACCCCATGAAATATTGCACCCAATAAGTCCAGGCTTGCGGCGGATTGGAACAGTCGTTGTATTCATTGTCGCCCGGCACGATGAAACAAGGCGCGGCCAGCCCTTTGAGGATATTTGCCACCAGACTGTAATCCGATTCCACGCAATTGGAGGTTGCCGAACCCCGAAAATCGCCGAGATGCGCCATAAATTCTGAGGGGCTGTATTTATTATGCTCGGCAATATGCTGCTGCAAAACCAAAACTTCGTTGCTGTCATACGGAATGTCGGCCATCACGGAAAAGGTGATCGGCTGATTCTGCGCCGGTGCCAAAGGGCACAAAATCAGCAAGAAAATTACCGCCGCCGTCGTTGAGTACCATCGTGTCTTGTTCATAAAAATATTTCGCCTTCCTAGTGCAAAATTATTTTCGGTCAAAAATTGGGCTACGCCCGCAGGCAGACGCCCAGGCGACCCCAGGCCTCAAGCCAAAATTTCGTGAGATGGTATTGGAACAACTAAAAGAATTTATCGCTCACGGTTATTCTATTACAACTGAATTTTTTGCAGAAAAAGCAAAAACTTTTGGCTCACGGAAATGAACTCTCACAGAAATGAATTCATGAAAATTTTTTCCGTGAGAGTTCCATTCCGTGAGCACTCTTTTTGTTTGTGGCTTGTCCACGTTGGGTAAATCAAAATTTATGTTGAGAAGAAACAATGCGTGCAACATAAATATTATACTCCTCCTCTTGCTTGCCCTTCAAGCGCTGTAAAAGCGAGTACGTGTACGAGTAAGAGTAAGAGTAGGAGTAGGAGTAGGAGCATCAAGCCTCATTTCATCAACACGATCCGCCGGATGCGCTTTTCGCCGCCGGCTTGCAAAGCCACAAAATAATTTCCGCTCGACAAACGTGAGGCGTTGAAGCTCACTTCGTGGCGGCCTGCTGGTTGATAACCGTTCACCAGGGTCGCCACCACTTGGCCGTTCAGGTTATAAACTTTGAGCGTAACCTTCATATCCCGCGGCAGTGCGTAGATGATTGAGGTCGTGGGATTGAACGGATTTGGATAATTTTGCTCCAACACAACTTCTTGAGGAACAGGCGCTTCCGCCGCCTCGACCGTTCTTCTGGAGAGCGGGCCGGAGTAAAGCTCAAACTCGATGATCCGGTAGCTGCTGGAGTTGGCCTTGCTCATATAAAACCTTACATACCGCGCCATTGTCTGCGGAAAGACAAATTCCTGCACGCCGCTTTTGCCGGAGGGGTTGGTATAGACCGTGGTCCAATTCACATCATTATCTGAAACTTGCAATTCGTAAATTTTCGCATGATAGCCACCTTTCCAGCGGATGATGGCGCGGCCAAGCTTTTGCGAAGCTCCAAATCCACTCCCAGCCAGGCAGATGGATTGGTTCTGGTGACCTTCACTTCACACCGTCGTCGTCAAATCCCGCGCATAAGCGCTGTTAGCGGCGCCGCCTTTGCAATCCCCATCTTTGCCGCGGGTGTTGACGGAGGCTATAGTTCCAATTGGCAGGGCGGTCTCAACGCCGGAATATCTGGAGACCGTGATCACCGCGCTCACGGCGGTATCAGCAAGAGCCGCAGTTACTCCCTCCGCCGGGCTGGCGCCCGAAGTTCCGAGCGCCATAGCCGCCCAAAATTTCTCCGCTATTGATTGGTATTTCTCTTACACTCTTACTCTCCTCTCAAACGCTTTAAAAGCGAGTCGGAGTAGGAGCAAGAGCGACGAGCATCCAGCCTCAATTCACCAGCATGACCCGCCGCGTCAATTTTTGCGCCCCGGCTTCCAAACGAATGATATAAACGCCCGAACCGGCGTCTCGATCGAGTTGATCCCGGCCGTTCCAATTTATGCTGTAACGGCCCGGTGCTTGAACGTTGTCAACCAGCGTGCGAATTTTCTGGCCATGGATGTTATAAACAAGCAGGCGCACCTTTGCCTCTTCCGGCAGGATATAGCTGATTCTGGTCTGCGCATTAAACGGATTCGGATAATTCGGCAAAAGCTGAGCGCCGGAAGAGCGCGGCCCACTCGCCATCGAATCGGGATCTTCGGAATGCCTGACCGTCGGCTCGGCGCCGGTTTTCGGCTTGATCTTTACGCTGATCACCGCCCAATCCGTGCTGCCGCTGAAAGCGCCGTTGAACAAAAAGTTTCCGGAGTTTGGCGCCACTTTATCCTGGATCGCCACCGACGCCACCTGATTTTCGGTCCCCTGTTTGATTTCAATACGCTCGCGATAGCCCGTGCCCGGGGTATGCGATCGTCCTCTCATGCCGGCGGCGCCGTACATCACGACGCCGCTGGTGACGACAGAATGATTGAAAGAGTAGAGGGCGTTGTCAGTTCCACCGCTACAGTTGCCGTTCACACCGTTGGTGTTGACCGATATGATGCCGCCAATCGGGTTGGCAGCGGCGCCGGAATAGCGCGACACGGCGATGACGGCATTGTACGGCGCCGAAGCGAGATTGGCGGTTACCGTGCCGTTGCCGGACGGCATGCCTTGCGCCATCCAGACCTCAACGCCAATCATATCGCGTCCGGAACATTGCGCCTTCAGCAACGTCCACGTCAGGCCAAGCCCTGAAACTGAATTCACCTTCACTTTGGGCCGGGTTGAAATCGCCGCCAAATAAAGATGACCAGTGGCGCCGGTGAGGGCTCCCGCCGTCGTCACAACAGTGGAATTACTCGAACCGCCGCTCTGGGTTTCTTCGTGCACCACGCCAATCGCCGTAAACTTCGCTGTCACGTTTTTGTTGGCGTTCATCGTGATCGTCGCCGGATTCGTCACGCCGGTTAAATCGCCGCTCCATT
Coding sequences within:
- a CDS encoding transposase; its protein translation is MQQLYQIERQAREANLLHDERYRLRQTSARPILIAIKAWLDQQVREVLPKSVMGKAIGYILGQWSKLARYISDGRFEIDNNLIENAIRPVALGRKNYLFAGSHAGARRAALIYSLVATAKRHEVEPFAYLKDVLSRIADYPHRRVAELLPQNWKAPSQI
- a CDS encoding T9SS type A sorting domain-containing protein, with amino-acid sequence MNKTRWYSTTAAVIFLLILCPLAPAQNQPITFSVMADIPYDSNEVLVLQQHIAEHNKYSPSEFMAHLGDFRGSATSNCVESDYSLVANILKGLAAPCFIVPGDNEYNDCSNPPQAWTYWVQYFMGFENNFCGAPAVERQSVRPENFAFIRSGVLFIGINLVGGSVHDWNEWNTRMQHDADWVSQQFQAKVSQVRAAVIFAQAGPNWKRDLFFNQFRQSAAAFAKPVLFMHGDGHTWIQDQPFPEPNILRVQVDDGGSTVLPVQVTVSLDTTLSMFSFERTPWSGSSQVFNMPPCVSAGLDQIITFPQSATLSASASDDGDPNPPANLTVTWSKVSGPGTVTFGNANALATTASFSAVGTYVLRLTANDGELQTSDDVTIMAGDGRPIVNAFSPASGSAGTEVTITGSYFAEVTGVTFNGTPAASFIIDNATQIRAVVPSGATTGKIAAINAIGMGLSQTDFITRYSLTVSVFGYGNVALNPPGGNYDNGTVVTLTATPSAGYQFSGWSGDLSGTTNPVALTLNANKTVTAIFTSISPNGQIAHEETQTGGSSDSPIVKTSTSLTAISGQLYLAAISTRPKVSVQSVSGLGLTWTLVKTQCSGRNNTGVEVWKALGTPSANDTVTATLAGVPTNAAIAVSRYSGVDGVSPIGNTISGNTNGPNGACSGGVDSNAYSLNLVTTMNGAMVYGAATMRSKTHIRGAGYTERVEFHQGAVNNTMTSIAIEDQTFPSPGTVVVDGSFNASVDWAVVALEMKPQLALTTNTVGSGTVSLSPPGGSYNAGTVVTLTATPASGYEFVGWSGDLNGSTNPAAITMNANKTVTATFNALPPPQYTLTVNKVGSGSVALNPPGGIYNANTMVTLTATPAAGFQFSGWSGDLSGVTNPAAITMNTNKTVTATFTPASPGVVHEETKTGGSSNSLTVTTSTSLTGVTGHLYLAAISMRPKTAVASVSGLGLNWTLVRSKCAGRNTTAIEVWMAQGEPSGNGTVTATFASTTSTAVIAVSRYSGAAETNPIGDLLAGNSNGKNSAGVCSGGVDNSLYSFNLTTSLNRAVVYGAVAIKGRFHTPGTDYTERAEIQQPHATNQSGLAVQDRTVASASTVAINGSFNDTVDWAVVALEIKPMIVTPFNLTVNTTGSGAVTVNPAGGVYNPGTVVTLTATPALGFQFSSWSGDLSSSSNPATMTMTGNKTVTAIFIPAGSIVHEETRVGSSSNSIIVQTAASLTGVSDHLYLAAVSTRPKVNVVSVSGLGLNWTLVKAKCAGRNTTAVEVWMAQGEPSSDEPVKATLASAPVNAVISVSRYAGAEVGNPIGEVIAGNTNGLNSAGACTGGADNSTYAFNLSTTVDEAIVYSAVALKGRLHTPGAGYTERAEVQQSGNNLVTAVAVQDMRVTVAGTVSVNGSFSGDVDWALVALEITPSSLGKRAGALAAGAPAATPSAYRLYPNYPNPFNAQSVIEYDLPQETAVRLVIYDLTGQVVRRLAEGLQPAGRHRVIWNGQNDAGAPAASGVYFYQLEIGAQKLAQKMVLLR
- a CDS encoding T9SS type A sorting domain-containing protein; translated protein: MAGSGFGASQKLGRAIIRWKGGYHAKIYELQVSDNDVNWTTVYTNPSGKSGVQEFVFPQTMARYVRFYMSKANSSSYRIIEFELYSGPLSRRTVEAAEAPVPQEVVLEQNYPNPFNPTTSIIYALPRDMKVTLKVYNLNGQVVATLVNGYQPAGRHEVSFNASRLSSGNYFVALQAGGEKRIRRIVLMK